One window of Streptomyces sp. NBC_00273 genomic DNA carries:
- a CDS encoding MBL fold metallo-hydrolase, giving the protein MDVHWEGSGWERLTGRAGRRRLPVWDCTVGLVVGEDSVLLIDPGSCVREGAQVRAEAERLTGRHVTHIAFTHGHFDHVLGAAAFTGAEVFGAVGLDSLLAAEREELREDAVRQGLAEAEAAEAVDLLVLPRHSVSGEWTLELGGVQVLLANVGPGHSGHDLAVFVPGEREVVFCGDLVEESGEPMAGPDATPGQWPAALDRLLSLGGDDALYVPGHGAVVGAEFVRAQRATLAARFGVSEA; this is encoded by the coding sequence ATGGACGTGCATTGGGAAGGGTCGGGCTGGGAACGGCTGACCGGACGGGCCGGCCGGCGGCGGCTGCCGGTGTGGGACTGCACCGTGGGGCTGGTGGTGGGCGAGGATTCGGTCCTTCTGATCGACCCCGGTTCGTGTGTGCGCGAGGGCGCGCAGGTACGGGCCGAGGCGGAGCGGCTGACGGGCCGGCACGTGACCCATATCGCATTCACGCACGGTCATTTCGATCACGTCCTGGGCGCGGCCGCCTTCACCGGGGCCGAAGTGTTCGGGGCGGTCGGGCTGGACTCGCTGCTGGCGGCGGAACGCGAGGAGCTGCGCGAGGACGCGGTCCGGCAGGGGCTGGCGGAGGCCGAGGCGGCGGAGGCGGTGGACCTGCTGGTGCTGCCCCGGCATTCGGTGTCGGGCGAGTGGACGCTGGAACTGGGTGGCGTACAGGTGCTGCTGGCCAATGTGGGGCCCGGGCACAGCGGGCACGACCTGGCCGTCTTCGTACCGGGCGAGCGCGAGGTGGTCTTCTGCGGGGACCTGGTCGAGGAGTCGGGCGAGCCCATGGCGGGCCCGGACGCCACCCCCGGGCAGTGGCCCGCCGCCCTGGACCGGCTGCTGTCACTGGGCGGGGACGACGCACTGTACGTACCGGGTCACGGAGCGGTGGTCGGGGCGGAGTTCGTCCGTGCGCAACGCGCCACACTGGCGGCCCGTTTCGGCGTGTCGGAGGCGTGA